A DNA window from Trichosurus vulpecula isolate mTriVul1 chromosome 2, mTriVul1.pri, whole genome shotgun sequence contains the following coding sequences:
- the ILDR1 gene encoding immunoglobulin-like domain-containing receptor 1 produces the protein MGPEPPPPLLLLFTWLPAGNYLIFLWGSLVSLHFFFHVFLASGCLSLLVTVQDTERYVTLFASVILKCDYTTSAQLQDVVVTWRFKSFCKDPILDYYSASYQAALALGQDPSNDCNDSQRTVRIVAQRRGQNEPVLGVEYRQRKITIQNRADLVINEVMWWDHGVYYCAIEAPGDTSGDPDKEVKLIVLHWLTVIFIILGAILLIVLVSVCWCQCCPQYCCCYVRCPCCPTRCCCPEEALARHRYMKQARALIPQMMEKPLYWGADRSSQFSSYQMNPLLQRDFSPEASFPQMPVPPTPTHPPTANGVLEYLEKELQKLNPAQSLPPDHKVRVGRHCSMLSSLGSEIVERRIIHLPPLVRDLPSSRRTSESSHQQFSRRPWALEEGKEERRQNHHSDFRRGSLEPWPKPKASEHRGRENYKSGRHWNYREEVSPTSRPYSDSLSDDGSYSREAHWRPNHSTRRSRSPGRRHRPSQRESTYRHRSHRHRSYSPPSCHSSWSSEEEKERQYRQGWKSRHPSQPPSWTEEKPPSYRSLDVIPGKNVRKKGNVERRSEKESSHSGRSVII, from the exons GAAATTATCTCATATTTCTTTGGGGTTCTCTTGtctcacttcactttttttttcatgtgttctTGGCTTCAGGATGCCTCTCTCTGCTGGTAACGGTGCAGGATACTGAACGCTACGTCACACTGTTTGCCTCCGTCATCCTCAAGTGCGACTATACCACATCTGCCCAGCTGCAAGATGTGGTGGTCACCTGGCGCTTCAAGTCTTTCTGCAAAGACCCAATCCTAGATTACTACTCTGCAT CATATCAAGCGGCTTTAGCTCTGGGTCAAGACCCATCCAATGATTGCAATGATAGCCAAAGGACTGTCCGAATTGTAGCTCAGAGGCGTGGACAAAATGAACCAGTTTTGGGTGTGGAGTACCGGCAACGCAAGATTACTATTCAGAACC GAGCAGATCTTGTGATTAATGAGGTGATGTGGTGGGACCACGGAGTCTATTACTGTGCTATCGAGGCTCCAGGGGACACTTCAGGAGACCCAGATAAGGAAGTGAAGCTCATTGTTCTTC ACTGGCTGACAGTGATTTTCATCATCCTTGGTGCCATCCTCCTCATCGTGCTGGTCAGCGTGTGCTGGTGTCAGTGTTGTCCCCAGTACTGCTGCTGCTACGTCCGCTGTCCTTGCTGTCCCACCCGATGCTGCTGCCCCGAGGAAG CCCTGGCCCGGCACCGGTATATGAAGCAGGCTCGGGCACTAATCCCCCAGATGATGGAAAAACCCCTCTACTGGGGAGCTGACAGGAGCTCCCAGTTTTCATCTTATCAAATGAACCCGCTGCTGCAGCGAG ATTTTTCCCCAGAAGCCAGCTTCCCTCAGATGCCAGTGCCCCCAACACCAACTCATCCCCCTACTGCCAATGGAGTGCTAGAGTACTTAGAGAAGGAACTGCAGAAACTCAACCCTGCCCAGTCCCTCCCACCAGACCACAAAGTAAGAGTCGGTCGTCACTGCAGCATGTTGTCCTCCCTGGGTTCAGAAATCGTGGAACGCAGGATTATCCACCTTCCCCCCTTGGTCAGAGACCTTCCCTCCTCCCGGAGGACCAGTGAATCATCTCACCAGCAGTTTTCCAGGCGACCTTGGGCtctggaggaggggaaagaggagagaaggcagaatcATCACTCTGATTTCCGTCGAGGGTCCTTGGAACCATGGCCAAAGCCCAAAGCCTCAGAGCATAGGGGTCGTGAGAACTATAAGAGTGGAAGACATTGGAACTACAGGGAGGAAGTCTCACCCACATCTAGGCCATACTCTGATAGCCTGAGTGATGATGGGTCCTATTCCCGGGAAGCCCACTGGCGCCCCAACCACTCGACACGGCGGAGCCGCTCTCCAGGGAGGCGCCATCGGCCAAGCCAAAGGGAGAGCACCTATAGGCACCGTAGCCACCGACACAGAAGCTATTCCCCGCCATCTTGTCACAGCTCTTGGAgttcagaagaagagaaggaacgGCAGTATCGTCAAGGCTGGAAATCCCGCCATCCTTCTCAACCCCCAAGCTGGACGGAAGAGAAGCCACCAAGCTACCGCTCTCTAGATGTCATTCCAGGCAAGAATGTCAGGAAAAAAGGGAATGTGGAAAGGCGTTCG